One Nyctibius grandis isolate bNycGra1 chromosome 17, bNycGra1.pri, whole genome shotgun sequence genomic window carries:
- the SETDB1 gene encoding histone-lysine N-methyltransferase SETDB1 isoform X1 has product MDSEEMKELQQEVLEELGISMEELQDIIDKELENFEAVKQRKQQLEELEKCVRQKEEEVDRVDRLFDDASRAINKCEMLVKDLYSKLGLQYRESSSEDEDVGARPMEVIEIPDEDDDDVMSIDSGWKRSSGTPRIAKDQTLLREAMAAMRKSAQDVQKFMDAVNRKTNAQEAQKDAQTPQETPGALQPVGPAATGSDLSHDGDLNVGMRILGKKRTKTWHKGTLIAIQPVGAAKKFKVKFDNKGKSLLSGNHIAYDYHPSPEKHYVGSRVVAKYKDGNQVWLYAGIVAETPNLKNKDRFLIFFDDGYASYVKEWELYPVCRPLKKTWEDIEDVSCRDFIEEYITAYPNRPMVLLKTGQLIKTEWDGTWWKSRVEEVDGSLVKILFLDDKRCEWIYRGSTRLEPMFSMKTSTASTQEKKQSGQARTRPNVGAVRSKGPVVQYTQDLTGAGTQYKPLEQMQAASLAARSVSPQPTEMECSDSQLAQSRKQVAKKSTSFRPGSVGSGQSSPSSPVLSDTPPAGRSGASQQHWLSGGQAGSGTAQAFHGMMDRVPSEPSYRAPLEKLFYLPHVCSYTCLSRVRPIRSDQYRSRNPLLVPLLYDFRRMTARRRVNRKMGFHVLYKTPCGLCLRTMQEIERYLFETDCDFLFLEMFCLDPYVLVDRKFQPHKPYYYIADITKGREDVPLSCVNEIDNTPPPQVAYSKERIPGKGVYINTSWEFLVGCDCKDGCRDKSRCACHQLTVQATGCTPGGQINPNSGYQHKRLEECLPTGVYECNKRCKCNVNMCTNRLVQHGLQVRLQLFKTQNKGWGIRCLDDIAKGSFVCIYAGKILTDDFADKEGLEMGDEYFANLDHIESVENFKEGYESDAKCSSDSSGVDLKDEEEENTGTEEPEESNEDSSDDNFCKDEDFSTSSVWRSYATRRQTRGQRENGLSETASKDSGLTRQISHDETAAAASCKLPVSEETSKNKVASWLSSNSMSDGFQDNDSTSSFKMSEGGEAKANKMELPGEREKPSASAPADLDREAKALKKDEPEDPTKILGLSDLGRMYGYNPSPPKLEGIRRPTSKTALLQSRRHSLAPQPATDQDVLTLSSSTDSEGETRRAAAGQAQGTTNDSDDIQTISSGSEEEEGDDKKNPSSGSGPVKRQVAVKSTRGFALKSTHGIAIKSTNMAATDKGESAPVRRTTRQFYDGEESCYIIDAKLEGNLGRYLNHSCSPNLFVQNVFVDTHDLRFPWVAFFASKRIRAGTELTWDYNYEVGSVEGKELLCCCGAIECRGRLL; this is encoded by the exons ATGGATTCTGAGGAGATGAAAGAGCTGCAGCAAGAAGTGTTGGAGGAGCTGGGAATCTCCATGGAGGAGCTCCAGGATATCATCGACAAAGAGCTGGAGAACTTTGAGGCTGTgaagcagaggaagcagcagctggaggagctggagaagtgcgtgaggcagaaggaagaagaggtggATCGCGTTGACCGGCTCTTTGATGACGCTTCGAG AGCCATTAATAAATGCGAGatgctggtgaaggatctgtACTCCAAGCTGGGCCTCCAGTACCgcgagagcagctctgaggacgAGGATGTGGGTGCCCGGCCCATGGAAGTGATTGAGATCCCGGATGAGGACGACGATGATGTCATGAGCATCGATTCGGGCTGGAAGCGGA GCAGTGGTACTCCCAGAATCGCAAAGGATCAGACTCTG CTGCGGGAAGCCATGGCTGCCATGAGAAAGTCTGCCCAGGATGTTCAGAAATTCATGGATGCCgtgaacaggaaaacaaatgccCAGGAGGCACAGAAAG ATGCACAGACCCCTCAGGAAACTCCTGGCGCTCTCCAGCCCGTTGGCCCTGCAGCAACTGGGAGCGATCTCAGCCATGACGGCGATCTGAACGTTGGCATGAGGATCCTGGGCAAGAAGAGAACCAAAACGTGGCACAAAGGGACTCTCATTGCCATCCAGCCGGTCG GTGCTGCAAAGAAGTTCAAAGTGAAATTTGACAATAAAGGGAAGAGTTTGCTTTCTGGCAATCACATCGCTTACGACTATCACCCCTCGCCGGAGAAACACTACGTTGGCAGCAGGGTTGTGGCAAAATACAAGGATGGGAACCAGGTTTGGCTGTATGCTGGCATTGTGGCTGAAACCCCCAACTTAAAGAATAAGGACAG GTTCCTGATCTTCTTTGATGATGGCTATGCTTCGTACGTCAAGGAGTGGGAGCTGTACCCAGTCTGCAGGCCAC TGAAAAAGACCTGGGAAGACATCGAGGATGTTTCCTGTCGCGATTTCATTGAGGAGTACATCACGGCCTACCCCAACCGTCCCATGGTGCTGCTGAAGACTGGCCAGCTGATCAAAACAGAGTGGGATGGGACCTGGTGGAAATCCAGAGTGGAAGAAGTGGATGGCAGTCTGGTCAAAATCCTTTTCCTG GACGACAAACGCTGTGAGTGGATTTACCGTGGTTCCACACGCCTCGAGCCCATGTTCAGCATGAAAACTTCCACGGCCTCCACCCAAGAGAAGAAGCAAAGTGGACAAGCCAGGACTCGTCCCAATGTCG GTGCTGTCAGGAGCAAGGGGCCTGTAGTACAATACACGCAAGATTTAACGGGAGCTGGTACCCAGTACAAACCTCTAGAGCAGATGCAGGCGGCCTCGCTGGCCGCACGGTCCGTTTCTCCGCAGCCCACCGAGATGGA GTGCTCCGACAGCCAGCTGGCCCAGTCGAGGAAGCAAGTGGCCAAGAAAAGCACTTCCTTCCGTCCTGGCTCCGTGGGCTCTGGGCAGTCGTCGCCTTCTTCACCTGTCCTCAGCGACACGCCGCCGGCGGGACGGAGCGGTGCCTCCCAGCAGCATTG GCTCTCCGGCGGCCAGGCAGGCAGTGGCACAGCGCAGGCCTTCCACGGCATGATGGACCGCGTGCCCAGCGAGCCCTCCTACCGAGCCCCGCTGGAGAAGCTCTTCTACCTGCCGCACGTCTGCAGCTACACCTGCCTGTCCCGCGTCCGCCCCATCCGCAGCGATCAGTACCGCAGCAGGAACCCCCTGCTCGTCCCCCTGCTCTACGACTTCCGACGGATGACGGCCCGACGGAGGGTTAACCGCAAGATGGGCTTCCACGTCCTCTACAAGACGCCGTGCGGGCTGTGCCTGCGAACCATGCAGGAGATCGAGCGCTACCTTTTTGAGACGGACTGCGACTTCCTTTTCCTGGAGATGTTCTGCCTGGACCCCTACGTGCTGGTAGATCGCAAGTTCCAGCCCCACAAACCCTACTACTACATCGCAGACATCACCAAGGGCAGGGAGGACGTGCCGCTGTCCTGCGTCAACGAGATCGACAACACCCCGCCTCCGCAGGTGGCCTACAGCAAAGAGCGCATCCCCGGCAAAGGGGTGTACATCAACACCAGCTGGGAGTTCCTCGTGGGCTGCGACTGCAAAGACGGCTGCAGGGACAA ATCGAGATGTGCCTGTCACCAACTGACGGTCCAAGCGACTGGCTGCACCCCAGGAGGGCAGATCAACCCCAACTCGGGATACCAGCACAAAAGGCTGGAAGAATGCCTCCCGACAGG agTTTACGAGTGTAACAAGAGGTGCAAGTGCAACGTTAACATGTGCACCAACCGCTTGGTCCAGCACGGGCTCCAGGTCCGGCTGCAGCTATTCAAGACGCAGAACAAAGGCTGGGGCATTCGCTGCCTGGATGATATCGCTAAAGGCTCCTTTGTCTGCATCTACGCAG GGAAAATCCTCACGGATGACTTCGCCGACAAAGAGGGGCTAGAGATGGGTGACGAGTATTTTGCAAACCTGGATCACATCGAGAGCGTGGAGAACTTCAAGGAGGGCTACGAGAGCGACGCAAAGTGCTCTTCTGACAGCAGCGGGGTGGACCTTAAGGAcgaagaggaggaaaacacgGGCACCGAGGAGCCGGAGGAGTCCAACGAGGACAGCTCTGACGACAACTTCTGCAAGGACGAGGACTTCAGCACCAGCTCGGTGTGGCGCAGCTACGCCACGCGCCGGCAGACCCGGGGCCAGAGGGAGAACGGGCTGTCGGAGACGGCCTCCAAGGACTCGGGGCTCACCCGGCAAATCAGCCACGACGAGACGGCGGCCGCTGCCTCCTGTAAGCTGCCGGTGTCGGAGGAGACCTCCAAGAACAAAGTGGCCTCGTGGCTGAGCTCCAACAGCATGTCCGACGGCTTCCAGGACAACGACAGCACCTCCTCCTTCAAGATGAGCGAAGGAGGCGAAGCCAAGGCCAACAAAATGGAGCTGCCTGGTGAGAGAGAGAAACCCTCCGCTTCTGCCCCGGCCGACctggacagagaggcaaaggcacTGAAGAAAGAT GAACCTGAAGATCCAACCAAAATTCTCGG GCTCAGCGACTTGGGCAGGATGTACGGCTACAACCCCAGCCCGCCCAAACTGGAGGGCATCCGGCGGCCGACCAGCAAGACGGCCCTGCTGCAGAGCCGGCGGCACTCCCTCGCCCCACAGCCCGCCACGGAT CAGGACGTGCTGACCCTGTCGAGCAGCACCGACAGCGAGGGGGAGAccaggcgggcggcggcggggcaggccCAGGGCACCACCAACGACAGCGACGACATCCAGACCATCTCCTCGGGCtccgaggaggaggaaggggacgACAAGAAAAACCCCTCGTCTGGGTCAG GTCCGGTGAAGAGGCAGGTGGCGGTGAAATCCACCCGCGGCTTCGCCCTGAAATCCACCCACGGCATCGCCATCAAGTCGACCAACATGGCAGCGACCGACAAGGGCGAGAGCGCGCCCGTCCGCAGAACCACCCGCCAGTTCTACGACGGGGAGGAGTCCTGTTATATCATCGACGCCAAGCTGGAGGGCAACCTGGGCCGGTACCTCAAC cacagctgcagcccGAACCTGTTTGTGCAGAACGTCTTTGTGGACACGCACGACCTCCGCTTCCCCTGGGTCGCCTTCTTTGCCAGCAA GAGGATACGAGCTGGCACGGAGCTGACGTGGGATTACAACTACGAAGTGGGCAGCGTGGAAGGCaaagagctgctgtgctgctgcggGGCTATCGAGTGCCGAGGGCGGCTGCTGTGA
- the SETDB1 gene encoding histone-lysine N-methyltransferase SETDB1 isoform X2: MDSEEMKELQQEVLEELGISMEELQDIIDKELENFEAVKQRKQQLEELEKCVRQKEEEVDRVDRLFDDASRAINKCEMLVKDLYSKLGLQYRESSSEDEDVGARPMEVIEIPDEDDDDVMSIDSGWKRSSGTPRIAKDQTLLREAMAAMRKSAQDVQKFMDAVNRKTNAQEAQKDAQTPQETPGALQPVGPAATGSDLSHDGDLNVGMRILGKKRTKTWHKGTLIAIQPVGAAKKFKVKFDNKGKSLLSGNHIAYDYHPSPEKHYVGSRVVAKYKDGNQVWLYAGIVAETPNLKNKDRFLIFFDDGYASYVKEWELYPVCRPLKKTWEDIEDVSCRDFIEEYITAYPNRPMVLLKTGQLIKTEWDGTWWKSRVEEVDGSLVKILFLDDKRCEWIYRGSTRLEPMFSMKTSTASTQEKKQSGQARTRPNVGAVRSKGPVVQYTQDLTGAGTQYKPLEQMQAASLAARSVSPQPTEMECSDSQLAQSRKQVAKKSTSFRPGSVGSGQSSPSSPVLSDTPPAGRSGASQQHWLSGGQAGSGTAQAFHGMMDRVPSEPSYRAPLEKLFYLPHVCSYTCLSRVRPIRSDQYRSRNPLLVPLLYDFRRMTARRRVNRKMGFHVLYKTPCGLCLRTMQEIERYLFETDCDFLFLEMFCLDPYVLVDRKFQPHKPYYYIADITKGREDVPLSCVNEIDNTPPPQVAYSKERIPGKGVYINTSWEFLVGCDCKDGCRDKSRCACHQLTVQATGCTPGGQINPNSGYQHKRLEECLPTGVYECNKRCKCNVNMCTNRLVQHGLQVRLQLFKTQNKGWGIRCLDDIAKGSFVCIYAGKILTDDFADKEGLEMGDEYFANLDHIESVENFKEGYESDAKCSSDSSGVDLKDEEEENTGTEEPEESNEDSSDDNFCKDEDFSTSSVWRSYATRRQTRGQRENGLSETASKDSGLTRQISHDETAAAASCKLPVSEETSKNKVASWLSSNSMSDGFQDNDSTSSFKMSEGGEAKANKMELPGEREKPSASAPADLDREAKALKKDEPEDPTKILGLSDLGRMYGYNPSPPKLEGIRRPTSKTALLQSRRHSLAPQPATDDVLTLSSSTDSEGETRRAAAGQAQGTTNDSDDIQTISSGSEEEEGDDKKNPSSGSGPVKRQVAVKSTRGFALKSTHGIAIKSTNMAATDKGESAPVRRTTRQFYDGEESCYIIDAKLEGNLGRYLNHSCSPNLFVQNVFVDTHDLRFPWVAFFASKRIRAGTELTWDYNYEVGSVEGKELLCCCGAIECRGRLL; encoded by the exons ATGGATTCTGAGGAGATGAAAGAGCTGCAGCAAGAAGTGTTGGAGGAGCTGGGAATCTCCATGGAGGAGCTCCAGGATATCATCGACAAAGAGCTGGAGAACTTTGAGGCTGTgaagcagaggaagcagcagctggaggagctggagaagtgcgtgaggcagaaggaagaagaggtggATCGCGTTGACCGGCTCTTTGATGACGCTTCGAG AGCCATTAATAAATGCGAGatgctggtgaaggatctgtACTCCAAGCTGGGCCTCCAGTACCgcgagagcagctctgaggacgAGGATGTGGGTGCCCGGCCCATGGAAGTGATTGAGATCCCGGATGAGGACGACGATGATGTCATGAGCATCGATTCGGGCTGGAAGCGGA GCAGTGGTACTCCCAGAATCGCAAAGGATCAGACTCTG CTGCGGGAAGCCATGGCTGCCATGAGAAAGTCTGCCCAGGATGTTCAGAAATTCATGGATGCCgtgaacaggaaaacaaatgccCAGGAGGCACAGAAAG ATGCACAGACCCCTCAGGAAACTCCTGGCGCTCTCCAGCCCGTTGGCCCTGCAGCAACTGGGAGCGATCTCAGCCATGACGGCGATCTGAACGTTGGCATGAGGATCCTGGGCAAGAAGAGAACCAAAACGTGGCACAAAGGGACTCTCATTGCCATCCAGCCGGTCG GTGCTGCAAAGAAGTTCAAAGTGAAATTTGACAATAAAGGGAAGAGTTTGCTTTCTGGCAATCACATCGCTTACGACTATCACCCCTCGCCGGAGAAACACTACGTTGGCAGCAGGGTTGTGGCAAAATACAAGGATGGGAACCAGGTTTGGCTGTATGCTGGCATTGTGGCTGAAACCCCCAACTTAAAGAATAAGGACAG GTTCCTGATCTTCTTTGATGATGGCTATGCTTCGTACGTCAAGGAGTGGGAGCTGTACCCAGTCTGCAGGCCAC TGAAAAAGACCTGGGAAGACATCGAGGATGTTTCCTGTCGCGATTTCATTGAGGAGTACATCACGGCCTACCCCAACCGTCCCATGGTGCTGCTGAAGACTGGCCAGCTGATCAAAACAGAGTGGGATGGGACCTGGTGGAAATCCAGAGTGGAAGAAGTGGATGGCAGTCTGGTCAAAATCCTTTTCCTG GACGACAAACGCTGTGAGTGGATTTACCGTGGTTCCACACGCCTCGAGCCCATGTTCAGCATGAAAACTTCCACGGCCTCCACCCAAGAGAAGAAGCAAAGTGGACAAGCCAGGACTCGTCCCAATGTCG GTGCTGTCAGGAGCAAGGGGCCTGTAGTACAATACACGCAAGATTTAACGGGAGCTGGTACCCAGTACAAACCTCTAGAGCAGATGCAGGCGGCCTCGCTGGCCGCACGGTCCGTTTCTCCGCAGCCCACCGAGATGGA GTGCTCCGACAGCCAGCTGGCCCAGTCGAGGAAGCAAGTGGCCAAGAAAAGCACTTCCTTCCGTCCTGGCTCCGTGGGCTCTGGGCAGTCGTCGCCTTCTTCACCTGTCCTCAGCGACACGCCGCCGGCGGGACGGAGCGGTGCCTCCCAGCAGCATTG GCTCTCCGGCGGCCAGGCAGGCAGTGGCACAGCGCAGGCCTTCCACGGCATGATGGACCGCGTGCCCAGCGAGCCCTCCTACCGAGCCCCGCTGGAGAAGCTCTTCTACCTGCCGCACGTCTGCAGCTACACCTGCCTGTCCCGCGTCCGCCCCATCCGCAGCGATCAGTACCGCAGCAGGAACCCCCTGCTCGTCCCCCTGCTCTACGACTTCCGACGGATGACGGCCCGACGGAGGGTTAACCGCAAGATGGGCTTCCACGTCCTCTACAAGACGCCGTGCGGGCTGTGCCTGCGAACCATGCAGGAGATCGAGCGCTACCTTTTTGAGACGGACTGCGACTTCCTTTTCCTGGAGATGTTCTGCCTGGACCCCTACGTGCTGGTAGATCGCAAGTTCCAGCCCCACAAACCCTACTACTACATCGCAGACATCACCAAGGGCAGGGAGGACGTGCCGCTGTCCTGCGTCAACGAGATCGACAACACCCCGCCTCCGCAGGTGGCCTACAGCAAAGAGCGCATCCCCGGCAAAGGGGTGTACATCAACACCAGCTGGGAGTTCCTCGTGGGCTGCGACTGCAAAGACGGCTGCAGGGACAA ATCGAGATGTGCCTGTCACCAACTGACGGTCCAAGCGACTGGCTGCACCCCAGGAGGGCAGATCAACCCCAACTCGGGATACCAGCACAAAAGGCTGGAAGAATGCCTCCCGACAGG agTTTACGAGTGTAACAAGAGGTGCAAGTGCAACGTTAACATGTGCACCAACCGCTTGGTCCAGCACGGGCTCCAGGTCCGGCTGCAGCTATTCAAGACGCAGAACAAAGGCTGGGGCATTCGCTGCCTGGATGATATCGCTAAAGGCTCCTTTGTCTGCATCTACGCAG GGAAAATCCTCACGGATGACTTCGCCGACAAAGAGGGGCTAGAGATGGGTGACGAGTATTTTGCAAACCTGGATCACATCGAGAGCGTGGAGAACTTCAAGGAGGGCTACGAGAGCGACGCAAAGTGCTCTTCTGACAGCAGCGGGGTGGACCTTAAGGAcgaagaggaggaaaacacgGGCACCGAGGAGCCGGAGGAGTCCAACGAGGACAGCTCTGACGACAACTTCTGCAAGGACGAGGACTTCAGCACCAGCTCGGTGTGGCGCAGCTACGCCACGCGCCGGCAGACCCGGGGCCAGAGGGAGAACGGGCTGTCGGAGACGGCCTCCAAGGACTCGGGGCTCACCCGGCAAATCAGCCACGACGAGACGGCGGCCGCTGCCTCCTGTAAGCTGCCGGTGTCGGAGGAGACCTCCAAGAACAAAGTGGCCTCGTGGCTGAGCTCCAACAGCATGTCCGACGGCTTCCAGGACAACGACAGCACCTCCTCCTTCAAGATGAGCGAAGGAGGCGAAGCCAAGGCCAACAAAATGGAGCTGCCTGGTGAGAGAGAGAAACCCTCCGCTTCTGCCCCGGCCGACctggacagagaggcaaaggcacTGAAGAAAGAT GAACCTGAAGATCCAACCAAAATTCTCGG GCTCAGCGACTTGGGCAGGATGTACGGCTACAACCCCAGCCCGCCCAAACTGGAGGGCATCCGGCGGCCGACCAGCAAGACGGCCCTGCTGCAGAGCCGGCGGCACTCCCTCGCCCCACAGCCCGCCACGGAT GACGTGCTGACCCTGTCGAGCAGCACCGACAGCGAGGGGGAGAccaggcgggcggcggcggggcaggccCAGGGCACCACCAACGACAGCGACGACATCCAGACCATCTCCTCGGGCtccgaggaggaggaaggggacgACAAGAAAAACCCCTCGTCTGGGTCAG GTCCGGTGAAGAGGCAGGTGGCGGTGAAATCCACCCGCGGCTTCGCCCTGAAATCCACCCACGGCATCGCCATCAAGTCGACCAACATGGCAGCGACCGACAAGGGCGAGAGCGCGCCCGTCCGCAGAACCACCCGCCAGTTCTACGACGGGGAGGAGTCCTGTTATATCATCGACGCCAAGCTGGAGGGCAACCTGGGCCGGTACCTCAAC cacagctgcagcccGAACCTGTTTGTGCAGAACGTCTTTGTGGACACGCACGACCTCCGCTTCCCCTGGGTCGCCTTCTTTGCCAGCAA GAGGATACGAGCTGGCACGGAGCTGACGTGGGATTACAACTACGAAGTGGGCAGCGTGGAAGGCaaagagctgctgtgctgctgcggGGCTATCGAGTGCCGAGGGCGGCTGCTGTGA
- the SETDB1 gene encoding histone-lysine N-methyltransferase SETDB1 isoform X3 → MDSEEMKELQQEVLEELGISMEELQDIIDKELENFEAVKQRKQQLEELEKCVRQKEEEVDRVDRLFDDASRAINKCEMLVKDLYSKLGLQYRESSSEDEDVGARPMEVIEIPDEDDDDVMSIDSGWKRSSGTPRIAKDQTLLREAMAAMRKSAQDVQKFMDAVNRKTNAQEAQKDAQTPQETPGALQPVGPAATGSDLSHDGDLNVGMRILGKKRTKTWHKGTLIAIQPVGAAKKFKVKFDNKGKSLLSGNHIAYDYHPSPEKHYVGSRVVAKYKDGNQVWLYAGIVAETPNLKNKDRFLIFFDDGYASYVKEWELYPVCRPLKKTWEDIEDVSCRDFIEEYITAYPNRPMVLLKTGQLIKTEWDGTWWKSRVEEVDGSLVKILFLDDKRCEWIYRGSTRLEPMFSMKTSTASTQEKKQSGQARTRPNVGAVRSKGPVVQYTQDLTGAGTQYKPLEQMQAASLAARSVSPQPTEMEHWPPAALDSSTWTDLLADLNDLRGPENSGPVVGLGGHGPNLIELSHGQVARVPPAAGGPSGTFSEVRASAEGGLDEGGTQPGDEGSLLENTRAPEPVLWDFNTSLGERDAVPVHFCHHCGFPIRIYGRLAPCQHVFCSDCASLHGQKGERRCPSCKEPVQQVNLYSPDAL, encoded by the exons ATGGATTCTGAGGAGATGAAAGAGCTGCAGCAAGAAGTGTTGGAGGAGCTGGGAATCTCCATGGAGGAGCTCCAGGATATCATCGACAAAGAGCTGGAGAACTTTGAGGCTGTgaagcagaggaagcagcagctggaggagctggagaagtgcgtgaggcagaaggaagaagaggtggATCGCGTTGACCGGCTCTTTGATGACGCTTCGAG AGCCATTAATAAATGCGAGatgctggtgaaggatctgtACTCCAAGCTGGGCCTCCAGTACCgcgagagcagctctgaggacgAGGATGTGGGTGCCCGGCCCATGGAAGTGATTGAGATCCCGGATGAGGACGACGATGATGTCATGAGCATCGATTCGGGCTGGAAGCGGA GCAGTGGTACTCCCAGAATCGCAAAGGATCAGACTCTG CTGCGGGAAGCCATGGCTGCCATGAGAAAGTCTGCCCAGGATGTTCAGAAATTCATGGATGCCgtgaacaggaaaacaaatgccCAGGAGGCACAGAAAG ATGCACAGACCCCTCAGGAAACTCCTGGCGCTCTCCAGCCCGTTGGCCCTGCAGCAACTGGGAGCGATCTCAGCCATGACGGCGATCTGAACGTTGGCATGAGGATCCTGGGCAAGAAGAGAACCAAAACGTGGCACAAAGGGACTCTCATTGCCATCCAGCCGGTCG GTGCTGCAAAGAAGTTCAAAGTGAAATTTGACAATAAAGGGAAGAGTTTGCTTTCTGGCAATCACATCGCTTACGACTATCACCCCTCGCCGGAGAAACACTACGTTGGCAGCAGGGTTGTGGCAAAATACAAGGATGGGAACCAGGTTTGGCTGTATGCTGGCATTGTGGCTGAAACCCCCAACTTAAAGAATAAGGACAG GTTCCTGATCTTCTTTGATGATGGCTATGCTTCGTACGTCAAGGAGTGGGAGCTGTACCCAGTCTGCAGGCCAC TGAAAAAGACCTGGGAAGACATCGAGGATGTTTCCTGTCGCGATTTCATTGAGGAGTACATCACGGCCTACCCCAACCGTCCCATGGTGCTGCTGAAGACTGGCCAGCTGATCAAAACAGAGTGGGATGGGACCTGGTGGAAATCCAGAGTGGAAGAAGTGGATGGCAGTCTGGTCAAAATCCTTTTCCTG GACGACAAACGCTGTGAGTGGATTTACCGTGGTTCCACACGCCTCGAGCCCATGTTCAGCATGAAAACTTCCACGGCCTCCACCCAAGAGAAGAAGCAAAGTGGACAAGCCAGGACTCGTCCCAATGTCG GTGCTGTCAGGAGCAAGGGGCCTGTAGTACAATACACGCAAGATTTAACGGGAGCTGGTACCCAGTACAAACCTCTAGAGCAGATGCAGGCGGCCTCGCTGGCCGCACGGTCCGTTTCTCCGCAGCCCACCGAGATGGA GCACTGGCCCCCGGCTGCCTTGGATTCCTCCACTTGGACTGACCTGCTCGCAGACCTCAATGACTTACGGGGCCCTGAGAACTCGGGACCGGTGGTTGGTCTCGGTGGTCACGGACCAAACCTGATAGAGCTCAGCCACGGCCAAGTCGCACGCGTGCCTCCTGCTGCCGGGGGCCCAAGCGGGACGTTCTCGGAGGTGCGGGCTAGTGCCGAAGGCGGCCTGGATGAAGGAGGAACTCAGCCTGGTGATGAAGGGAGCTTGTTGGAGAACACCAGGGCACCTGAGCCTGTGCTCTGGGACTTTAATACCTCTCTAGGGGAGAGAGATGCTGTCCCCGTTCATTTTTGTCACCACTGTGGATTTCCCATCCGAATTTACGGACGCCTGGCGCCCTGCCAGCACGTCTTCTGCTCTGACTGTGCCTCGCTGCATGGgcaaaagggagaaaggagatgTCCCAGCTGTAAGGAACCCGTGCAACAAGTGAATCTTTATTCACCAGATGCTCTCTAG
- the CERS2 gene encoding ceramide synthase 2, giving the protein MFQTLYSCFWWERLWLPANLTWADLEDRDGRVYAKASDLYVTLPLAFLFLVVRHLFETYVATPLAGLLNVKEKIRLKAAPNAVLEKFYAATTKHPKQADVEMLSKKSGCTVRQVERWFRRRRNQDRPSLLKKFREASWRFTFYLLAFIAGMAVIVDKPWFYDLREVWKGYPIQSMLPSQYWYYMIELSFYWSLLFSIASDVKRKDFKEQIIHHVATIILISFSWFANYIRAGTLIMALHDSSDYLLESAKMFNYAGWRNTCNNIFIVFAAVFIITRLVILPFWIMHCTVVYPLDLYPPFFGYYFFNFMMVVLQSLHIFWAYLIIRMAQKFITGKVVEDERSDREETDNSEEEEEAAKNGPLSNGHPVLNNNHRKTD; this is encoded by the exons ATGTTCCAGACCCTGTACAGCTGTTTTTGGTGGGAGCGGCTCTGGCTCCCGGCGAACCTCACCTGGGCCGACCTGGAGGACCGGGATGGGCGAGTCTACGCCAAAGCCTCCGACCTCTACGTCACCCTCCCCTTGGCCTTCCTCTTCCTCGTCGTCCGGCACCTCTTTGAGAC gtACGTGGCCACCCCCCTGGCCGGGCTCCTGAACGTcaaggagaagatcaggttaaAAGCCGCCCCCAACGCCGTGCTGGAGAAGTTTTACGCCGCCACCACCAAACACCCCAAGCAG gCCGACGTGGAGATGCTCTCGAAGAAGAGCGGCTGCACGGTGCGGCAGGTCGAACGCTGGTTCCGCCGCCGCCGCAACCAGGACCGGCCCAGCCTGCTCAAGAAGTTCAGGGAGGCCAG ttggCGATTCACGTTTTACCTTCTTGCTTTCATTGCTGGCATGGCTGTCATAGTAGAT AAGCCCTGGTTCTACGACCTGCGGGAGGTGTGGAAGGGGTACCCCATCCAG AGCATGCTGCCCTCCCAGTACTGGTACTACATGATCGAGCTCTCCTTCTACTGGTCCCTGCTCTTCAGCATCGCCTCCGACGTCAAGCGCAAG GACTTCAAGGAGCAAATCATCCACCACGTGGCCACCATCATCCTCATCAGCTTCTCCTGGTTCGCCAACTACATCCGTGCGGGGACGCTCATCATGGCCCTGCACGACTCCTCGGACTATCTGCTGGAG TCCGCCAAGATGTTCAACTACGCCGGCTGGAGAAACACCTGCAACAACATCTTCATCGTCTTCGCCGCCGTCTTCATCATCACCCGCCTGGTCATCCTGCCCTTCTG GATCATGCACTGCACCGTGGTTTACCCGCTGGATCTCTACCCCCCCTTCTTCGGCTACTACTTCTTCAACTTCATGATGGTGGTGCTGCAGTCGCTGCACATCTTCTGGGCCTACCTCATCATCCGCATGGCCCAGAAGTTCATAACTGGAAAG GTGGTGGAGGATGAGAGGAGCGACCGTGAGGAGACGGACAActcggaggaggaggaggaggcggcgaAGAACGGGCCCCTCTCCAACGGCCACCCCGTCCTCAACAACAACCACCGCAAAACCGACTGA